The proteins below are encoded in one region of Desulfobacterales bacterium:
- a CDS encoding IS1634 family transposase, with protein sequence MAYITRKKIKGITYYYAEESERRDGKSRRKWQKYLGPLHKIIEAVEGEPLKPDYAEIFQLGGPAAYLNTSEQIKMIQTLDSVLPKRNQGPSIGFYLTLAAINRGIDAVSKRSMWPWFQDTILFRAFPEVNKASLSSQRFWDNMSAITEDKIKCAWMKLVNSVLDREKLDLSCTSYDGTNFYTFIGSFNTRCAIAKRGKNKQGRGDLRQINYALFCTRKDHFPLYFDVFEGNRHDSKEFEVLIDRFFQAFKNRAPKGDGMTIVFDKGNNSSENLNRFIRDSGFHFVGSVKPDDHKELATISNNDKRFEPLSHPRLDQVKAFRTHKRIYGKDLTVVVTFNDNLYVSQVKSINNEINKSMGKLDAIAAKLDDRAAGIITRGKKPTKESIHNQVSRALSGQHMKNLIETVIGERDGMPTLSYKINTDEYARLADTYLGKNIIITDNHNWTTEDIVVTYRSQYVIEDVFKQMKDRNTGTWWPMYHWTDNMIRVHGFYCSLSLLLRALIMKKAKESGLPMSINKLHDKLFGIREVLNIFSKKKNKQKAQSVVSKLDEVQEELFNLFEMKKYLAS encoded by the coding sequence ATGGCATATATTACCAGGAAGAAGATTAAAGGCATCACCTATTATTATGCGGAAGAAAGCGAGAGGCGAGACGGCAAGTCTCGAAGAAAATGGCAAAAATATTTAGGACCTTTGCACAAAATCATTGAAGCGGTAGAGGGAGAACCATTAAAGCCGGATTATGCAGAGATTTTCCAGCTCGGCGGCCCGGCAGCCTATTTAAATACGTCCGAACAGATAAAGATGATACAAACCCTCGACAGTGTCCTCCCTAAACGGAACCAAGGACCATCAATTGGATTCTATTTGACGCTGGCCGCGATAAATCGGGGAATTGACGCAGTGAGTAAACGATCGATGTGGCCCTGGTTCCAGGATACAATTCTGTTTCGTGCGTTTCCTGAAGTCAACAAGGCCTCTCTGAGTTCGCAGCGGTTTTGGGACAACATGTCTGCGATTACAGAAGATAAAATAAAATGCGCTTGGATGAAACTTGTCAATTCCGTGTTGGACCGGGAAAAATTAGATTTGTCATGCACTTCATACGATGGCACCAATTTTTATACATTCATCGGTTCTTTTAACACGCGTTGCGCAATTGCGAAAAGAGGGAAAAACAAACAGGGGCGCGGTGATCTCAGGCAAATTAATTATGCCTTGTTCTGTACACGCAAAGACCACTTCCCACTATATTTCGATGTGTTCGAAGGCAATCGTCATGATTCAAAGGAGTTTGAGGTCTTGATTGACCGTTTTTTCCAAGCCTTTAAAAACAGGGCCCCAAAAGGCGATGGCATGACGATTGTATTTGATAAGGGCAATAACTCCAGCGAAAATTTGAACAGATTTATCAGGGATTCCGGTTTTCATTTTGTGGGTTCGGTAAAACCGGATGATCATAAAGAACTGGCCACAATCTCCAATAACGATAAACGTTTTGAGCCCTTATCACATCCGCGGCTTGATCAGGTGAAGGCCTTTCGTACACATAAAAGAATATACGGAAAGGATCTTACCGTTGTGGTTACATTCAACGACAACCTTTATGTTTCACAGGTGAAGTCCATTAATAATGAAATCAACAAAAGCATGGGCAAACTCGACGCTATCGCCGCCAAATTAGACGACCGAGCAGCGGGTATAATAACCAGAGGCAAAAAACCGACGAAAGAGTCTATTCATAACCAGGTGTCAAGAGCACTTTCCGGGCAACATATGAAAAACCTGATAGAAACAGTGATCGGTGAACGCGATGGCATGCCGACACTATCCTATAAAATAAATACGGATGAATATGCCAGGCTTGCCGATACATATCTGGGCAAAAACATTATTATCACAGACAACCATAACTGGACGACAGAAGATATCGTTGTGACGTACCGGAGCCAGTACGTTATAGAGGATGTTTTCAAACAGATGAAAGACAGGAACACGGGCACCTGGTGGCCCATGTATCATTGGACCGATAATATGATAAGAGTTCATGGGTTTTATTGCTCATTATCGCTGCTGCTTCGTGCCTTGATTATGAAAAAAGCCAAAGAATCCGGGCTCCCCATGTCGATAAACAAATTGCATGATAAGCTTTTCGGAATCCGTGAAGTGTTGAATATATTTTCGAAAAAGAAGAATAAACAGAAAGCCCAATCCGTTGTTTCCAAACTGGATGAGGTGCAAGAAGAGCTTTTCAATTTATTTGAAATGAAAAAGTATTTGGCAAGTTAG
- a CDS encoding transposase, translating to MPRANRYFLPDHVWHITHRCHKKEFLLKFATDRRAWIRWLFEARKRYGLEVLNYTVTSNHIHLLVHSNHDRESIPRAMQLVAGRVGQEYNQRKNRKGAFWEDRYHATAVDTDEHLVRCLIYIDLNMVRAGVVAHPRKWRHGGWHEIVDPPRRYRIIARDRLKQVLDVDEKTLTDSYEHWVEDYIEAGTNREKIWSEGIAAGSAEFVENVKANLGLKARHRQIRRKENGAVYALQESLAAYSADFGGEIETLT from the coding sequence ATGCCCAGAGCTAACAGATATTTTTTGCCGGACCATGTGTGGCATATTACGCACCGATGCCATAAAAAGGAATTTTTGCTGAAATTTGCCACAGATCGCAGGGCCTGGATCAGATGGCTTTTTGAAGCCCGAAAACGCTACGGCCTGGAGGTCCTGAACTATACTGTGACTTCAAACCACATTCATCTTCTGGTGCACAGCAACCATGATCGTGAATCAATCCCCCGGGCCATGCAGCTTGTGGCAGGCCGAGTCGGACAGGAATATAATCAGCGGAAAAACAGGAAAGGGGCCTTTTGGGAAGACCGCTACCACGCGACTGCCGTGGATACAGATGAGCATCTTGTCCGATGTTTAATATATATAGATCTGAACATGGTCAGGGCGGGAGTTGTAGCGCATCCCCGAAAATGGAGGCACGGGGGATGGCATGAAATCGTTGACCCGCCCCGGCGATATAGAATAATAGCCCGGGATCGATTAAAGCAAGTGCTGGATGTAGATGAGAAAACACTGACTGACAGCTATGAACACTGGGTGGAGGATTATATCGAGGCGGGCACCAACCGGGAAAAGATCTGGAGCGAAGGCATAGCAGCAGGGTCTGCCGAATTTGTTGAGAATGTCAAGGCCAACCTTGGATTAAAGGCCAGGCATCGACAAATTCGCAGAAAAGAAAACGGTGCCGTGTACGCCTTACAGGAGTCACTTGCTGCTTACAGCGCTGATTTTGGGGGCGAAATTGAGACTCTAACCTGA
- a CDS encoding glycosyltransferase, which translates to MKILHISKFYPPEPGGIESFVCDLAEEQVRQGHEVCVLAHQSEFNKPTCREQINGVKVRRIRTFGQAAYAPLTPEFPLHLLSSIRTFRPDVIHAHLPNISAFWLLFIKKLCPLVLHWHADVVASPIDRKMGLLYNFYKPWEALLLKKADRVIATSNAYLHASRPLSGFKEKIQVVPLGINPARLEGSLSGGKPSKPDSSFKVLSVGRFAYYKGFEYLVAAAEKVPDAKFILVGDGPRYLSIKKLVSQKGLQDRVVLPGQVDTDRLRQLFSDCDLFCLPSIERTEAFGMVLLEAMSLGKPLLTTKIAGSGVNEVNIDGVTGMQVPPADAVALAEAINTMRGQVSACRQMGEAARRRFEKCFHISSVAAQIERLYEWVYEWGRTCLNH; encoded by the coding sequence TTGAAAATCCTCCATATTTCCAAATTCTATCCGCCCGAGCCCGGCGGCATTGAGAGTTTTGTGTGTGATCTGGCCGAGGAGCAGGTCCGGCAGGGCCATGAGGTATGCGTCCTGGCCCATCAATCTGAATTTAATAAACCCACCTGCCGGGAACAAATTAATGGGGTAAAAGTGAGGCGGATCCGGACCTTCGGCCAGGCCGCCTATGCGCCGCTAACCCCTGAATTCCCGCTGCACCTTCTTTCATCCATACGAACGTTTAGGCCGGATGTGATTCACGCGCATCTGCCCAATATTTCTGCGTTTTGGCTGTTATTTATCAAAAAGCTGTGCCCGCTGGTGCTGCATTGGCACGCCGATGTGGTGGCCTCGCCGATCGATCGGAAAATGGGGCTCTTGTATAATTTTTACAAGCCCTGGGAGGCTTTGCTGCTCAAAAAAGCGGACCGCGTAATCGCGACGTCTAATGCCTATCTGCATGCCAGCCGGCCGCTTTCAGGATTTAAGGAAAAAATCCAGGTCGTTCCCCTGGGAATAAACCCGGCGCGACTGGAAGGCAGTCTTTCAGGCGGTAAGCCGTCAAAACCGGATTCGTCCTTCAAAGTGCTTAGCGTGGGCCGGTTTGCCTATTACAAGGGGTTTGAGTACCTGGTTGCAGCCGCGGAAAAAGTGCCGGATGCCAAATTCATTTTAGTGGGCGATGGCCCGCGCTATCTCAGTATTAAAAAACTGGTTTCGCAAAAAGGCCTGCAGGATCGGGTCGTTCTTCCGGGTCAGGTGGATACGGATCGTTTAAGGCAGCTCTTTTCAGACTGTGACCTGTTCTGCCTCCCCTCTATTGAACGCACAGAGGCGTTCGGCATGGTCCTCTTAGAGGCCATGAGCCTTGGCAAGCCGCTTTTGACAACTAAAATCGCCGGCTCCGGCGTAAACGAGGTGAACATAGACGGTGTTACCGGCATGCAGGTGCCGCCGGCAGATGCAGTTGCCTTGGCAGAAGCCATTAACACCATGCGCGGGCAAGTATCCGCCTGCCGGCAGATGGGCGAGGCGGCGCGCCGGCGATTTGAAAAATGTTTTCATATCAGCTCCGTTGCAGCACAAATTGAACGCCTCTATGAATGGGTCTATGAATGGGGTCGGACCTGTTTAAATCATTGA